The Burkholderia pyrrocinia genome has a segment encoding these proteins:
- a CDS encoding GNAT family N-acetyltransferase, translating into MQIDIRTATVADVPLILRFITELAVYEKAEHEVIATPASLERSLFGEGSPARALVCEVDGEPAGFAVYFFSYSTWLARQGLYLEDLYVSPRFRGAGAGLRLLKALARIAVESGCGRFEWSVLDWNEPAIRFYESVGAAPQSEWVRYRLAGDELRAFADSAPVSAA; encoded by the coding sequence GTGCAAATCGACATCCGTACCGCCACCGTCGCCGACGTGCCGCTGATCCTGCGTTTCATTACCGAGCTGGCCGTCTACGAGAAGGCGGAGCACGAAGTGATCGCGACGCCCGCGTCGCTCGAGCGCAGCCTGTTCGGCGAAGGGTCGCCGGCGCGTGCGCTGGTGTGCGAGGTCGACGGCGAGCCGGCCGGCTTCGCCGTGTATTTCTTCTCGTATTCGACGTGGCTTGCCCGGCAGGGGCTCTATCTCGAGGATCTGTACGTGTCGCCGCGCTTTCGCGGCGCGGGCGCCGGGCTGCGGCTGCTGAAGGCGCTCGCGCGGATCGCGGTCGAATCGGGCTGCGGGCGATTCGAATGGAGCGTGCTCGACTGGAACGAGCCGGCGATCCGCTTCTACGAGAGCGTCGGCGCCGCACCGCAGAGCGAGTGGGTGCGTTACCGGCTCGCGGGCGACGAATTGCGCGCGTTTGCCGACAGCGCGCCGGTGAGCGCCGCGTAA
- a CDS encoding LysR family transcriptional regulator produces the protein MMHPDLRRLDLNLLLAFDALYRHRSVAAAAHELAMSPSALSHALARLRDAIGDALFVRLGNEMQPTVRADDIATWAGDALDTMSKGLARARRFDPAQSDRTFVFAATDYTAFAVLPAFLARIQHVAPRLRIRVVHSDRKISVDELAAGRIDFALGYHEESAADTPGIEDFDWFSDDYVVIASAAHPDIRRRLTLDHYLAARHVVVTPWNESRGVVDYVLDRLGLARQVAVQLPTVLAAPFVIAESALLMTVPNRAAQALRHAAPIRIFPAPFEIPRYTVKVYSHAKHARTDAHRWIRAQLLDARPGPG, from the coding sequence ATGATGCATCCCGACCTGCGCCGTCTCGACCTGAACCTGCTGCTCGCGTTCGACGCGCTGTACCGCCACCGGTCGGTCGCCGCGGCCGCGCACGAGCTTGCGATGAGCCCGTCCGCGCTGAGCCACGCGCTCGCGCGGCTGCGCGACGCGATAGGCGACGCGCTGTTCGTGCGCCTCGGCAACGAGATGCAGCCGACCGTGCGCGCCGACGACATCGCCACGTGGGCCGGCGACGCGCTCGACACGATGTCGAAGGGGCTCGCCCGCGCGCGCCGCTTCGATCCCGCACAAAGCGACCGCACGTTCGTGTTCGCCGCGACCGACTACACGGCGTTCGCGGTGCTGCCGGCGTTCCTCGCGCGCATCCAGCACGTCGCACCGCGGTTGCGGATCCGCGTCGTGCATTCCGACCGGAAGATTTCCGTCGACGAGCTGGCGGCCGGCCGCATCGATTTCGCGCTCGGCTATCACGAGGAATCGGCCGCCGACACGCCGGGCATCGAGGATTTCGACTGGTTCTCTGACGACTACGTCGTGATCGCGAGTGCCGCGCATCCGGACATCCGCCGGCGGCTGACGCTCGACCATTACCTGGCGGCACGCCACGTGGTCGTCACGCCGTGGAACGAATCGCGCGGCGTCGTCGACTACGTGCTCGACCGGCTCGGCCTCGCGCGGCAAGTGGCCGTGCAGTTGCCGACCGTGCTCGCCGCGCCGTTCGTGATCGCGGAATCCGCACTCCTGATGACCGTGCCGAACCGCGCCGCGCAAGCGCTACGGCACGCGGCGCCGATCCGCATCTTCCCGGCGCCGTTCGAGATCCCGCGCTACACGGTGAAGGTCTACTCGCACGCGAAGCATGCGCGCACCGATGCGCACCGCTGGATTCGCGCGCAACTGCTCGATGCACGGCCGGGCCCCGGCTGA